The Caenorhabditis elegans chromosome II genome has a segment encoding these proteins:
- the sea-2 gene encoding Signal element on autosome protein 2 (Confirmed by transcript evidence), with translation MAPRKTPPNASSSSLIKRQSQDVQEQQRVDFEVARNVSQIMSKNGLKVMHEPLLTGSLPQLAPLAPLPPPKSGVYQCPNCNRNLANARNLQRHRQTCGSAQHAAPQLAAMLQRSPPPCASAPPVAPPTAPSTSFQHHNSTGNLTLSYSSSSSRHQSSLYSPQLEHQDLVGNPNVMLSDGYEYKDDPMLYQGPSGLSDSIWSRDDSFHSEPPSASHDQLDMDHLGFPDPLQDPLHHLDSFDSADHRKETPRECHEPDELMTLDPTPPQCGSERFYGINIDDMPLSLDCDEPLMRSESASLSSSSQGRNTPAAVFTCEACKKSVSSERSLRRHYNTCKMFQTELAASGEERPPTTKRKPATKRPSKKKEASEGPEKNSAILAALRKEPAAPQQPQQLQFQQNYQPSPQFQAPYGGGSLPSISASWLHSASTSAAAAAPERSEMFTSPIVTSAPNPYIHQLPHQQPQQQKSSPLEDLLNEQDESADDDGDSRSSSGTVSNSTTTTTTATTTSSKSTGNPLFTCEHCARQLCSMSNLKRHRATCKVAASSSSNSAASRPPSQPSTPATAPATPMLQASQAPQPLQAPPQSPMETTATVTYTKTTVPPSVANTWNTEKAQLISPKPRSQTIFSEASSSMTVGDALRAQQHQQKMDQQIQIQFQQQQQQRFQHHQQQQQAGRIPPRPPNPILNQVQNPPQQVQHNQHQNQMLNPIRQPLLQSPPPPPPKKGLIEHKNTDLVLITSEPLAERMDAKRRSSEGLVAVTSTPLPPIQLPQRSQAPAPSRQQQQQPPVAYQVQFNGRPLPPMQLPPLQNPHNQQQQHQMLHQSQMNYQQVQQVQQVQHVQQQQNLQNQHHHQQQHHQQNQQQAPGNRSRSHSNVGKMEQEAQRQGSPLDSIITSVPLSIEVHHHIMKPGPLEQGQSSVDSQSTAEPSPRKASQQAYICPECKKTYASRKNVKRHRMAVHKLTLDEILANPEQPALDPLSAVGGAGRRHTVAGLETPDSALKPAPTKRKASEAPSAGVATKKGKAMAASVDEIQVKEEEEDQKEETVGSVERQEPPKKPVADDHKSAIAPLPPANTIMPPPPPYNQASAVPLNPPRTALPPLQLPPLQPLQSESPSWASMSAPPTALIPRTPRSSEFADEEDTRAMAKIAAELKRSAEDWPVLAVIEGVAAEPTNGEDIDEDEILIKRLRQGGVLEDVGDVSDLLRDVQGGVDGEPFSEDMLLEKNLSTASSVGLPSLASPGEQFGYQQYSQHPQQHPQQHPQQHPQQQQQVWNPNYEFQGYMQQQHPPMPVSQQFQQPLLQRPASQPPPARPIVKNSRRPSTTPKPPPNLTCSGCKKILGSDYSLRRHRAGCADVQQALNPEYPRPPKRKAAREAQKINEAEILASMPDPQMVAERSAAVAEAAAAEAAVERIGALPPPSVVHEIVHQVNADRQSMKKHNKTTSPPPAQEAPPTCAPDDPMSSSSSSSTSSASPLQGVSGMRQELLQ, from the exons ATGGCGCCTCGAAAAACGCCTCCCAACGCCTCCTCGTCGTCTCTGATAAAACGACAATCTCAGGATGTTCAGGAGCAGCAGCGAGTGGATTTTGAAGTGGCTCGGAACGTGTCGCAAATCATGTCGAAAAACGGGCTGAAAGTGATGCACGAGCCGCTGCTCACCGGATCTCTTCCTCAGTTGGCTCCGTTGGCTCCACTGCCACCGCCAAAGTCTGGAGTCTATCAGTGCCCGAATTGCAATCGGAATCTGGCCAATGCTCGGAATTTGCAAAGGCATCGGCAAACTTGTGGATCGGCTCAGCACGCGGCTCCACAGCTCGCCGCGATGCTCCAACGGAGCCCCCCGCCGTGTGCATCGGCTCCTCCGGTCGCTCCTCCGACGGCACCGTCGACAAGCTTCCAGCATCACAATTCGACTGGGAATCTCACGCTTTCCTACAGCTCCAGTAGCAGTAGACATCAGAGCTCACTCTACTCACCACAGCTGGAGCATCAGGATCTAGTTGGAAATCCGAATGTGATGCTCTCCGACGGCTACGAGTACAAGGACGATCCGATGCTCTACCAGGGACCTTCAGGCCTTTCGGATAGCATTTGGTCTCGAGACGATAGTTTTCATTCGGAGCCCCCGTCGGCGTCTCACGATCAGCTCGATATGGATCATCTTGGATTCCCCGACCCCCTCCAGGATCCTCTTCACCACCTCGACTCGTTTGATTCGGCGGACCATCGGAAGGAAACACCGCGGGAGTGTCATGAGCCCGATGAGCTGATGACGTTAGATCCGACGCCGCCACAGTGTGGATCGGAACGATTCTATGGGATTAATATTGACGATATGCCGTTGTCACTGGATTGTGATGAGCCGCTGATGAGATCGGAGTCGGCGTCGTTGTCGTCGAGTTCTCAGGGGAGGAATACGCCGGCTGCTGTTTTTAC GTGTGAAGCATGCAAAAAATCGGTATCATCCGAACGATCGCTTCGTCGTCACTACAACACTTGCAAGATGTTTCAGACGGAATTGGCAGCTTCTGGTGAAGa ACGGCCACCGACGACGAAACGGAAGCCAGCTACGAAGCGTCCatcgaaaaagaaagaagcaTCGGAGGGTCCTGAGAAGAATAGTGCGATTTTGGCGGCTTTGAGAAAAGAGCCAGCAGCTCCACAGCAGCCTCAGCAGCTCCAATTCCAGCAGAATTACCAGCCGAGCCCTCAATTCCAGGCGCCGTACGGCGGTGGATCTCTCCCGTCGATCAGTGCTTCGTGGCTTCACTCGGCTTCAACttcggcggcggcggcggcacCGGAAAGATCAGAAATGTTCACATCGCCGATTGTCACGTCGGCACCGAATCCGTATATTCACCAGCTGCCACATCAGCAGCCCCAGCAGCAGAAGAGCAGCCCGCTGGAAGACTTGTTGAACGAGCAAGATGAATCTGCGGATGATGATGGTGATAGTCGCAGTAGCAGTGG AACTGTCTCGAATAGCACAACAACGACAACAACAGCGACCACCACCTCCTCAAAATCCACCGGAAATCCGCTCTTCACTTGTGAGCACTGTGCTCGTCAGCTGTGCTCTATGAGCAATCTGAAGCGTCATCGTGCCACATGCAAGGTCGCTGCCTCGTCCTCGTCGAATTCCGCCGCTTCACGTCCACCATCGCAGCCATCTACGCCGGCTACAGCGCCAGCGACTCCGATGCTTCAGGCGTCACAGGCTCCCCAGCCTCTCCAAGCTCCACCACAATCACCAATGGAGACCACCGCGACAGTCACCTACACCAAAACTACTGTGCCACCAAGCGTTGCTAATACCTGGAACACTGAAAAGGCTCAGCTGATCTCCCCGAAGCCTAGAAGCCAGACGATCTTTTCCGAAGCTTCTTCTTCGATGACCGTCGGCGACGCTCTCCGGGCTCAGCAGCACCAGCAGAAAATGGATCAACAAATTCAGATTCAGttccagcagcagcagcaacagaGATTCCAACATcatcagcagcagcaacaagCGGGTCGGATCCCACCACGGCCACCCAATCCGATTTTGAATCAAGTTCAGAACCCGCCTCAGCAAGTGCAACACAATCAGCATCAGAATCAGATGCTGAATCCGATTCGGCAGCCGCTGCTTCAAAGtccgccaccaccaccaccaaagAAAGGACTTATCGAGCATAAGAACACTGATCTTGTGCTGATTACGTCGGAGCCGCTGGCCGAGAGAATGGATGCTAAGCGAAGATCTTCAGAAGGCCTGGTGGCTGTCACATCGACACCGCTTCCGCCGATACAACTGCCTCAGAGATCTCAGGCGCCAGCACCGTCAaggcagcagcagcaacagccCCCGGTCGCCTACCAAGTGCAGTTCAATGGTCGACCACTTCCGCCGATGCAGCTCCCGCCGCTTCAGAATCCACACAATCAACAGCAGCAACATCAGATGCTTCATCAGTCACAGATGAACTATCAGCAGGTTCAGCAGGTTCAGCAGGTTCAGCATGTTCAGCAGCAGCAGAATCTTCAAAACCAGCACCACCACCAGCAGCAACATCATCAGCAGAATCAGCAGCAAGCCCCTGGAAATCGAAGCAGATCGCACAGCAATGTCGGCAAGATGGAGCAAGAAGCTCAGCGACAAGGTTCCCCGCTCGACTCGATCATCACGTCCGTGCCTCTATCCATCGAAGTTCACCATCACATCATGAAGCCAGGACCGCTGGAGCAAGGCCAAAGCAGTGTTGACTCTCAGTCCACTGCTGAGCCAAGTCCGCGGAAGGCTAGCCAGCAGGCCTACATTTGTCCGGAATGCAAAAAGACGTATGCGAGCCGGAAGAATGTGAAGCGCCACCGGATGGCTGTTCACAAGCTGACACTTGATGAGATCCTCGCGAATCCGGAACAACCAGCGTTGGATCCTCTATCGGCTGTAGGTGGAGCTGGACGGCGTCATACGGTCGCTGGACTTGAGACACCGGACAGTGCGCTGAAACCGGCGCCGACAAAACGCAAAGCTTCGGAGGCACCCAGCGCCGGTGTAGCTACGAAGAAGGGAAAAGCGATGGCGGCTTCTGTTGATGAAATCCAagtgaaagaagaagaagaagatcagAAGGAAGAAACGGTGGGATCCGTGGAGCGTCAGGAGCCGCCAAAGAAGCCAGTTGCCGATGATCACAAGTCGGCGATAGCTCCACTTCCGCCAGCAAATACGATCATGCCACCACCACCGCCGTACAATCAAGCGTCCGCGGTGCCGCTGAATCCGCCTAGAACAGCTCTTCCGCCTCTTCAACTCCCACCACTGCAGCCACTTCAGTCAGAGTCGCCATCCTGGGCGTCGATGTCGGCCCCGCCGACTGCTCTGATCCCAAGAACACCAAGAAGCAGCGAGTTTGCCGACGAGGAAGACACTCGAGCAATGGCGAAAATCGCCGCTGAGCTGAAGCGATCCGCCGAGGATTGGCCGGTACTTGCAGTCATTGAAGGAGTCGCCGCTGAGCCGACGAACGGGGAAGACATCGATGAAGATGAGATTCTGATCAAGAGGCTGAGACAAGGAGGCGTACTCGAGGACGTCGGGGATGTTTCGGATTTGTTGAGGGATGTTCAAGGAGGTGTCGATGGAGAACCATTCTCGGAGGACATGCTTCTTGAGAAGAACCTTTCCACGGCTTCCAGTGTTGGGCTTCCATCGCTAGCATCGCCGGGGGAGCAGTTTGGGTATCAGCAGTATTCACAGCATCCTCAGCAACATCCTCAGCAACATCCTCAGCAGCATCctcagcagcagcaacaagTCTGGAATCCGAATTATGAATTCCAAGGTTACATGCAGCAGCAGCATCCACCGATGCCAGTTTCTCAGCAATTCCAGCAGCCGTTGCTTCAACGCCCGGCTTCTCAGCCGCCACCAGCTCGACCCATCGTGAAGAACTCCCGCCGCCCGTCGACAACTCCGAAGCCTCCACCGAATCTCACTTGCTCTGGATGCAAAAAGATCCTGGGATCCGACTACTCGCTTCGTCGTCATCGTGCCGGATGCGCCGACGTTCAGCAGGCTTTGAACCCGGAGTACCCAAGGCCGCCGAAGCGGAAAGCCGCTCGGGAAGCGCAGAAGATCAACGAGGCGGAGATTCTCGCGTCGATGCCGGATCCACAGATGGTTGCTGAACGAAGTGCTGCTGTGGCAGAGGCCGCTGCGGCAGAGGCTGCTGTTGAAAGGATCGGAGCACTGCCGCCACCGTCGGTTGTTCATGAGATTGTGCATCAAGTGAATGCGGATCGGCAGTCGATGAA aaaacacaaCAAAACGACATCTCCACCACCAGCTCAAGAAGCCCCTCCCACATGTGCTCCAGACGATCCGAtgtcgtcatcatcatcatcatccacGTCATCTGCATCTCCTCTACAAGGAG tttccggAATGCGGCAAGAACTTCTCCAGTGA
- the sea-2 gene encoding Signal element on autosome protein 2 (Confirmed by transcript evidence): MAPRKTPPNASSSSLIKRQSQDVQEQQRVDFEVARNVSQIMSKNGLKVMHEPLLTGSLPQLAPLAPLPPPKSGVYQCPNCNRNLANARNLQRHRQTCGSAQHAAPQLAAMLQRSPPPCASAPPVAPPTAPSTSFQHHNSTGNLTLSYSSSSSRHQSSLYSPQLEHQDLVGNPNVMLSDGYEYKDDPMLYQGPSGLSDSIWSRDDSFHSEPPSASHDQLDMDHLGFPDPLQDPLHHLDSFDSADHRKETPRECHEPDELMTLDPTPPQCGSERFYGINIDDMPLSLDCDEPLMRSESASLSSSSQGRNTPAAVFTCEACKKSVSSERSLRRHYNTCKMFQTELAASGEETVSNSTTTTTTATTTSSKSTGNPLFTCEHCARQLCSMSNLKRHRATCKVAASSSSNSAASRPPSQPSTPATAPATPMLQASQAPQPLQAPPQSPMETTATVTYTKTTVPPSVANTWNTEKAQLISPKPRSQTIFSEASSSMTVGDALRAQQHQQKMDQQIQIQFQQQQQQRFQHHQQQQQAGRIPPRPPNPILNQVQNPPQQVQHNQHQNQMLNPIRQPLLQSPPPPPPKKGLIEHKNTDLVLITSEPLAERMDAKRRSSEGLVAVTSTPLPPIQLPQRSQAPAPSRQQQQQPPVAYQVQFNGRPLPPMQLPPLQNPHNQQQQHQMLHQSQMNYQQVQQVQQVQHVQQQQNLQNQHHHQQQHHQQNQQQAPGNRSRSHSNVGKMEQEAQRQGSPLDSIITSVPLSIEVHHHIMKPGPLEQGQSSVDSQSTAEPSPRKASQQAYICPECKKTYASRKNVKRHRMAVHKLTLDEILANPEQPALDPLSAVGGAGRRHTVAGLETPDSALKPAPTKRKASEAPSAGVATKKGKAMAASVDEIQVKEEEEDQKEETVGSVERQEPPKKPVADDHKSAIAPLPPANTIMPPPPPYNQASAVPLNPPRTALPPLQLPPLQPLQSESPSWASMSAPPTALIPRTPRSSEFADEEDTRAMAKIAAELKRSAEDWPVLAVIEGVAAEPTNGEDIDEDEILIKRLRQGGVLEDVGDVSDLLRDVQGGVDGEPFSEDMLLEKNLSTASSVGLPSLASPGEQFGYQQYSQHPQQHPQQHPQQHPQQQQQVWNPNYEFQGYMQQQHPPMPVSQQFQQPLLQRPASQPPPARPIVKNSRRPSTTPKPPPNLTCSGCKKILGSDYSLRRHRAGCADVQQALNPEYPRPPKRKAAREAQKINEAEILASMPDPQMVAERSAAVAEAAAAEAAVERIGALPPPSVVHEIVHQVNADRQSMKKHNKTTSPPPAQEAPPTCAPDDPMSSSSSSSTSSASPLQGGAKPSTNQARHYCQFPECGKNFSSEWNLARHTRESCKMTTRAHSYEPTSAADKIDLIFMDKSKRRVSRTFLCTVSSLISYWLGEQGDRLELDTKWEHFQLLLDVHTLKVAITADNINLIAEQSKKYQLEHVIRMADQFMMNTNYTTPPTHVQL; this comes from the exons ATGGCGCCTCGAAAAACGCCTCCCAACGCCTCCTCGTCGTCTCTGATAAAACGACAATCTCAGGATGTTCAGGAGCAGCAGCGAGTGGATTTTGAAGTGGCTCGGAACGTGTCGCAAATCATGTCGAAAAACGGGCTGAAAGTGATGCACGAGCCGCTGCTCACCGGATCTCTTCCTCAGTTGGCTCCGTTGGCTCCACTGCCACCGCCAAAGTCTGGAGTCTATCAGTGCCCGAATTGCAATCGGAATCTGGCCAATGCTCGGAATTTGCAAAGGCATCGGCAAACTTGTGGATCGGCTCAGCACGCGGCTCCACAGCTCGCCGCGATGCTCCAACGGAGCCCCCCGCCGTGTGCATCGGCTCCTCCGGTCGCTCCTCCGACGGCACCGTCGACAAGCTTCCAGCATCACAATTCGACTGGGAATCTCACGCTTTCCTACAGCTCCAGTAGCAGTAGACATCAGAGCTCACTCTACTCACCACAGCTGGAGCATCAGGATCTAGTTGGAAATCCGAATGTGATGCTCTCCGACGGCTACGAGTACAAGGACGATCCGATGCTCTACCAGGGACCTTCAGGCCTTTCGGATAGCATTTGGTCTCGAGACGATAGTTTTCATTCGGAGCCCCCGTCGGCGTCTCACGATCAGCTCGATATGGATCATCTTGGATTCCCCGACCCCCTCCAGGATCCTCTTCACCACCTCGACTCGTTTGATTCGGCGGACCATCGGAAGGAAACACCGCGGGAGTGTCATGAGCCCGATGAGCTGATGACGTTAGATCCGACGCCGCCACAGTGTGGATCGGAACGATTCTATGGGATTAATATTGACGATATGCCGTTGTCACTGGATTGTGATGAGCCGCTGATGAGATCGGAGTCGGCGTCGTTGTCGTCGAGTTCTCAGGGGAGGAATACGCCGGCTGCTGTTTTTAC GTGTGAAGCATGCAAAAAATCGGTATCATCCGAACGATCGCTTCGTCGTCACTACAACACTTGCAAGATGTTTCAGACGGAATTGGCAGCTTCTGGTGAAGa AACTGTCTCGAATAGCACAACAACGACAACAACAGCGACCACCACCTCCTCAAAATCCACCGGAAATCCGCTCTTCACTTGTGAGCACTGTGCTCGTCAGCTGTGCTCTATGAGCAATCTGAAGCGTCATCGTGCCACATGCAAGGTCGCTGCCTCGTCCTCGTCGAATTCCGCCGCTTCACGTCCACCATCGCAGCCATCTACGCCGGCTACAGCGCCAGCGACTCCGATGCTTCAGGCGTCACAGGCTCCCCAGCCTCTCCAAGCTCCACCACAATCACCAATGGAGACCACCGCGACAGTCACCTACACCAAAACTACTGTGCCACCAAGCGTTGCTAATACCTGGAACACTGAAAAGGCTCAGCTGATCTCCCCGAAGCCTAGAAGCCAGACGATCTTTTCCGAAGCTTCTTCTTCGATGACCGTCGGCGACGCTCTCCGGGCTCAGCAGCACCAGCAGAAAATGGATCAACAAATTCAGATTCAGttccagcagcagcagcaacagaGATTCCAACATcatcagcagcagcaacaagCGGGTCGGATCCCACCACGGCCACCCAATCCGATTTTGAATCAAGTTCAGAACCCGCCTCAGCAAGTGCAACACAATCAGCATCAGAATCAGATGCTGAATCCGATTCGGCAGCCGCTGCTTCAAAGtccgccaccaccaccaccaaagAAAGGACTTATCGAGCATAAGAACACTGATCTTGTGCTGATTACGTCGGAGCCGCTGGCCGAGAGAATGGATGCTAAGCGAAGATCTTCAGAAGGCCTGGTGGCTGTCACATCGACACCGCTTCCGCCGATACAACTGCCTCAGAGATCTCAGGCGCCAGCACCGTCAaggcagcagcagcaacagccCCCGGTCGCCTACCAAGTGCAGTTCAATGGTCGACCACTTCCGCCGATGCAGCTCCCGCCGCTTCAGAATCCACACAATCAACAGCAGCAACATCAGATGCTTCATCAGTCACAGATGAACTATCAGCAGGTTCAGCAGGTTCAGCAGGTTCAGCATGTTCAGCAGCAGCAGAATCTTCAAAACCAGCACCACCACCAGCAGCAACATCATCAGCAGAATCAGCAGCAAGCCCCTGGAAATCGAAGCAGATCGCACAGCAATGTCGGCAAGATGGAGCAAGAAGCTCAGCGACAAGGTTCCCCGCTCGACTCGATCATCACGTCCGTGCCTCTATCCATCGAAGTTCACCATCACATCATGAAGCCAGGACCGCTGGAGCAAGGCCAAAGCAGTGTTGACTCTCAGTCCACTGCTGAGCCAAGTCCGCGGAAGGCTAGCCAGCAGGCCTACATTTGTCCGGAATGCAAAAAGACGTATGCGAGCCGGAAGAATGTGAAGCGCCACCGGATGGCTGTTCACAAGCTGACACTTGATGAGATCCTCGCGAATCCGGAACAACCAGCGTTGGATCCTCTATCGGCTGTAGGTGGAGCTGGACGGCGTCATACGGTCGCTGGACTTGAGACACCGGACAGTGCGCTGAAACCGGCGCCGACAAAACGCAAAGCTTCGGAGGCACCCAGCGCCGGTGTAGCTACGAAGAAGGGAAAAGCGATGGCGGCTTCTGTTGATGAAATCCAagtgaaagaagaagaagaagatcagAAGGAAGAAACGGTGGGATCCGTGGAGCGTCAGGAGCCGCCAAAGAAGCCAGTTGCCGATGATCACAAGTCGGCGATAGCTCCACTTCCGCCAGCAAATACGATCATGCCACCACCACCGCCGTACAATCAAGCGTCCGCGGTGCCGCTGAATCCGCCTAGAACAGCTCTTCCGCCTCTTCAACTCCCACCACTGCAGCCACTTCAGTCAGAGTCGCCATCCTGGGCGTCGATGTCGGCCCCGCCGACTGCTCTGATCCCAAGAACACCAAGAAGCAGCGAGTTTGCCGACGAGGAAGACACTCGAGCAATGGCGAAAATCGCCGCTGAGCTGAAGCGATCCGCCGAGGATTGGCCGGTACTTGCAGTCATTGAAGGAGTCGCCGCTGAGCCGACGAACGGGGAAGACATCGATGAAGATGAGATTCTGATCAAGAGGCTGAGACAAGGAGGCGTACTCGAGGACGTCGGGGATGTTTCGGATTTGTTGAGGGATGTTCAAGGAGGTGTCGATGGAGAACCATTCTCGGAGGACATGCTTCTTGAGAAGAACCTTTCCACGGCTTCCAGTGTTGGGCTTCCATCGCTAGCATCGCCGGGGGAGCAGTTTGGGTATCAGCAGTATTCACAGCATCCTCAGCAACATCCTCAGCAACATCCTCAGCAGCATCctcagcagcagcaacaagTCTGGAATCCGAATTATGAATTCCAAGGTTACATGCAGCAGCAGCATCCACCGATGCCAGTTTCTCAGCAATTCCAGCAGCCGTTGCTTCAACGCCCGGCTTCTCAGCCGCCACCAGCTCGACCCATCGTGAAGAACTCCCGCCGCCCGTCGACAACTCCGAAGCCTCCACCGAATCTCACTTGCTCTGGATGCAAAAAGATCCTGGGATCCGACTACTCGCTTCGTCGTCATCGTGCCGGATGCGCCGACGTTCAGCAGGCTTTGAACCCGGAGTACCCAAGGCCGCCGAAGCGGAAAGCCGCTCGGGAAGCGCAGAAGATCAACGAGGCGGAGATTCTCGCGTCGATGCCGGATCCACAGATGGTTGCTGAACGAAGTGCTGCTGTGGCAGAGGCCGCTGCGGCAGAGGCTGCTGTTGAAAGGATCGGAGCACTGCCGCCACCGTCGGTTGTTCATGAGATTGTGCATCAAGTGAATGCGGATCGGCAGTCGATGAA aaaacacaaCAAAACGACATCTCCACCACCAGCTCAAGAAGCCCCTCCCACATGTGCTCCAGACGATCCGAtgtcgtcatcatcatcatcatccacGTCATCTGCATCTCCTCTACAAGGAGGTGCGAAGCCGTCCACTAATCAGGCGAGACATTATTGTCAG tttccggAATGCGGCAAGAACTTCTCCAGTGAATGGAATTTGGCTCGTCACACTCGTGAATCGTGTAAAATGACGACACGGGCGCATTCTTA TGAGCCAACATCAGCGGCTGACAAAATCGACCTAATATTCATGGATAAGTCAAAACGACGCGTCTCTCGAACCTTCCTGTGCACCGTCTCATCACTCATCTCGTATTGGCTCGGCGAGCAAGGCGATCGGCTCGAGCTCGACACGAAATGGGAGCATTTTCAGCTGTTGCTGGATGTGCATACGCTCAAAGTTGCCATCACAG CCGACAATATAAATCTGATTGCTGAGCaatcgaaaaaatatcaacTGGAACATGTGATTCGGATGGCCGACCAGTTTATGATGAATACG aactacACCACACCACCGACACATGTTCAACTCTAG